One window of the Cataglyphis hispanica isolate Lineage 1 chromosome 13, ULB_Chis1_1.0, whole genome shotgun sequence genome contains the following:
- the LOC126854047 gene encoding odorant receptor Or1-like isoform X1 gives MTKERGTIEPNFHLKVSLSIIYFLGTWPPYMNKYRILYLLYTVCSFTFLLGILLSSEIANVIANWGDMSKIIAFATILMTNSIHASKVIIILCRQKRIQALLDIANSPAFNRYDKKNQDLLMSYTWKGIFHHAVYQSFGAIAVFCWGITPITDLIAGRSRRLPMEGWYPYNVTRTPAFEITAGHQGVAIIIACFHNVALDTLVTGLITVACCQLAILERNIISINKEKSMQNNDKSFLIEENVMSYQQLKRCIIHNNKIFLFTREIQDIFSTVIFFQLLSNCIIICLIAFNLSQMKVYIPAVLIGLVTYMCCMTYQIFIFCWHGNELHLHSIRIVTAAYSSNWFSNTKGFKRSLQIIMMRAHRPFTLTAGNIMLLSLDTFVEILRMSYSIFTVLQSSTI, from the exons atgacaaaagaaCGAGGAACAATTGAACCGAATTTTCACTTGAAAGTGAGCCTATCGATCATCTATTTTTTGGGAACTTGGCCGCCATATATGAACAAATACCGGATTTTATATCTACTCTATACCGTCTGTAGCTTTACTTTCCTTTTGGGTATATTGCTTTCCTCCGAAATAGCAAATGTAATCGCCAACTGGGGAGATATGTCAAAAATCATCGCATTTGCGACCATACTAATGACGAATTCTATTCACGCTTCCAAG gtgattattattctttgtCGTCAAAAACGAATACAAGCTCTCCTGGACATAGCCAATAGTCCCGCATTCAATCgttatgataaaaagaatcaGGACCTGCTCATGAGCTATACGTGGAAAGGCATCTTTCACCACGCGGTTTATCAGAGCTTTGGCGCGATAGCGGTCTTCTGTTGGGGCATCACTCCAATTACCGATCTGATTGCCGGTCGCTCACGTCGATTGCCCATGGAAGGATGGTATCCTTACAATGTAACAAGAACGCCAGCGTTCGAGATTACCGCAGGGCATCAGGGCGTCGCAATCATAATCGCTTGCTTCCACAATGTAGCATTAGACACACTAGTCACGGGTTTAATCACGGTCGCCTGTTGTCAGTTGGCAATCTTAGAACGAAATATTATCTCgataaataaggaaaaaagCATGCAGAATAATGACAAATCGTTTCTTATCGAAGAGAACGTCATGTCTTATCAGCAACTTAAACGATGCATTATAcataacaataagatattcct ttTCACGAGAGAGATTCAAGACATTTTTAGTACCGTcatcttttttcaattgctCTCAAATTGTATTATCATTTGTTTGATTGCTTTCAACTTATCACAg ATGAAAGTTTATATCCCAGCAGTGTTAATCGGCTTGGTGACATACATGTGTTGCATGACGTATCAGATATTCATTTTCTGCTGGCATGGTAATGAACTACATCTCCAT AGTATACGTATAGTAACGGCCGCATATTCGAGCAACTGGTTCTCCAATACTAAAGGATTTAAACGCAGCCTGCAAATCATAATGATGAGGGCTCATCGTCCATTTACTTTGACCGCCGGCAATATTATGTTACTGTCATTGGATACTTTTGTAGAG atattacGGATGTCCTATTCGATTTTTACTGTACTTCAAAGTTCTACTATCTAA
- the LOC126854047 gene encoding odorant receptor Or1-like isoform X2 translates to MTKERGTIEPNFHLKVSLSIIYFLGTWPPYMNKYRILYLLYTVCSFTFLLGILLSSEIANVIANWGDMSKIIAFATILMTNSIHASKVIIILCRQKRIQALLDIANSPAFNRYDKKNQDLLMSYTWKGIFHHAVYQSFGAIAVFCWGITPITDLIAGRSRRLPMEGWYPYNVTRTPAFEITAGHQGVAIIIACFHNVALDTLVTGLITVACCQLAILERNIISINKEKSMQNNDKSFLIEENVMSYQQLKRCIIHNNKIFLFTREIQDIFSTVIFFQLLSNCIIICLIAFNLSQMKVYIPAVLIGLVTYMCCMTYQIFIFCWHEYTYSNGRIFEQLVLQY, encoded by the exons atgacaaaagaaCGAGGAACAATTGAACCGAATTTTCACTTGAAAGTGAGCCTATCGATCATCTATTTTTTGGGAACTTGGCCGCCATATATGAACAAATACCGGATTTTATATCTACTCTATACCGTCTGTAGCTTTACTTTCCTTTTGGGTATATTGCTTTCCTCCGAAATAGCAAATGTAATCGCCAACTGGGGAGATATGTCAAAAATCATCGCATTTGCGACCATACTAATGACGAATTCTATTCACGCTTCCAAG gtgattattattctttgtCGTCAAAAACGAATACAAGCTCTCCTGGACATAGCCAATAGTCCCGCATTCAATCgttatgataaaaagaatcaGGACCTGCTCATGAGCTATACGTGGAAAGGCATCTTTCACCACGCGGTTTATCAGAGCTTTGGCGCGATAGCGGTCTTCTGTTGGGGCATCACTCCAATTACCGATCTGATTGCCGGTCGCTCACGTCGATTGCCCATGGAAGGATGGTATCCTTACAATGTAACAAGAACGCCAGCGTTCGAGATTACCGCAGGGCATCAGGGCGTCGCAATCATAATCGCTTGCTTCCACAATGTAGCATTAGACACACTAGTCACGGGTTTAATCACGGTCGCCTGTTGTCAGTTGGCAATCTTAGAACGAAATATTATCTCgataaataaggaaaaaagCATGCAGAATAATGACAAATCGTTTCTTATCGAAGAGAACGTCATGTCTTATCAGCAACTTAAACGATGCATTATAcataacaataagatattcct ttTCACGAGAGAGATTCAAGACATTTTTAGTACCGTcatcttttttcaattgctCTCAAATTGTATTATCATTTGTTTGATTGCTTTCAACTTATCACAg ATGAAAGTTTATATCCCAGCAGTGTTAATCGGCTTGGTGACATACATGTGTTGCATGACGTATCAGATATTCATTTTCTGCTGGCATG AGTATACGTATAGTAACGGCCGCATATTCGAGCAACTGGTTCTCCAATACTAA
- the LOC126854040 gene encoding dihydropyrimidine dehydrogenase [NADP(+)], with protein MALLSSIMLSKDVPDIENILSINPKSKYHANLLPSALTKQNKQHWKRNIHEKCDSCVPLTKNFDDIKHTTLSERGALREAARCLKCADAPCQKSCPTQLDIKSFIISISNKNYYGAAKAILSDNPLGLTCGMVCPTSDLCVGGCNLYATEEGPINIGGLQHFAVDVFKQMNISQIRIPNQTVPHANTKIALLGCGPASLSCATFLARLGYDDITIFEKEKYIGGLSSSEIPQYRLPYDVVNFEVDLVKDLGVKIELGRSLSEDDLTIQTLQNAGYKAIFLGIGLPEPKSIPIFENLTLEMGFFTSKSFLPAVAKGSKPGMCACKSNQELPSLRGNVIVLGAGDTAFDCATSALRCGARKVFVVFRKGFTNVRAVPEEMNLAKEEKCEFIPFQSPKRAILRNGRIFAIEFCRTEQNERGEWIEDEEQKFVLKADFVISAFGSGLYNPTVKNAMAPIKMNRWNLPEVDESTMMTSVSGVFCGGDLGGVAQTTVESVNDGKTAAWYIHKYIQDSYGLTVPETPQLPKFHTAIDDVDLSIEMCGLKFENPFGLASAPPCTTSAMIRRAFEAGWAFAVTKTFSLDKDLVTNVSPRIIKGTTSRHHYGPEQGSFLNIELISEKTADYWCRSVAELKQDFPSKIIIASIMCTYNRADWTELARKAEAAGSDGLELNLSCPHGMGESGMGLACGQDPEIVRNISRWVREAVKIPFFIKLTPNITDILSIAKAAYEGKADGVTAINTVSGLMGLHADATPWPAVGLNKSTTYGGVSGNATRPQALRAISTISKHLPGFPILGAGGVDSADVALQFLHCGASVIQICSAIQNQDFTVIDDYITGLKALLYLKSLPHVKNWDGQSPPTLKHQKGKPVSLQHALGKNIPYFGEYQKLREQKIAELKANSNPLDEIVTVTKSTPRPITPIPTVKDIIGKALEHIGSYRELDNKKQVIALIDDDMCINCGKCYMACADSGYQAIIFDADTHIPKVTDDCTGCTLCLSVCPIIDCITMVPKTIPHVIKRGVPPRNAVEIC; from the exons ATGGCATTGCTATCGTCGATCATGTTGAGCAAAGATGTCCCTGATATTGAA AATATCCTAAGCATCAATCCAAAGTCCAAATATCATGCAAATCTCTTGCCGTCGGCGTTGACCAAGCAGAACAAGCAGCACTGGAAAAGAAATATCCACGAGAAATGTGAt AGTTGCGTGCCTTTGACAAAGAATTTCGATGATATCAAGCATACTACCTTGAGCGAGCGCGGAGCATTGAGGGAAGCTGCGCGTTGTTTGAAATGCGCTGATGCACCTTGTCAAAAATCTTGTCCCACGCAATTAGACATCAAGTCTTTCATCATTTCCATCTCCAACAAGAATTACTATGGTGCGGCCAAGGCAATCCTGTCGGACAATCCTCTTGGTCTTACCTGCGGTATGGTTTGTCCGACCAGCGACCTTTGCGTGGGCGGATGCAACCTTTATGCAACCGAGGAAGGACCCATCAACATTGGCGGTCTTCAACACTTCGCTGTGGat GTTTTCAAGCAGATGAATATTTCTCAAATCAGAATACCCAATCAAACAGTACCTCATGCAAATACGAAAATCGCTCTGCTCGGTTGTGGACCAGCTTCTCTCTCATGCGCGACATTTCTCGCCCGACTCGGTTACGATGATATTACGAtctttgagaaagaaaaatatataggtgGATTAAGTTCTTCCGAAATACCGCAATATAGACTTCCATATGACGTTGTTAATTTCGAAGTGGATCTTGTTAAAGATCTAGGAGTGAAGATCGAATTAGGAAGATCGCTATCCGAAGATGATTTGACAATAcag actCTTCAAAATGCCGGatataaagcaatttttttaggaaTCGGGTTACCCGAACCAAAAAGTATACCAATCTTCGAAAATCTCACGCTGGAAATGGGCTTTTTCACTTCGAAGAGCTTCCTGCCCGCCGTCGCAAAAGGTAGCAAGCCAGGAATGTGTGCTTGCAAGAGCAATCAGGAACTTCCGTCTCTTCGCGGCAACGTAATTGTCCTCGGTGCGGGAGATACCGCTTTCGATTGCGCCACTTCCGCTCTCCGGTGTGGAGCCAGAAAGGTTTTTGTCGTTTTTCGGAAAGGCTTCACTAACGTACGAGCTGTTCCAGAAGAG aTGAATCTGGCAAAGGAAGAGAAGTGCGAATTTATACCTTTCCAATCGCCGAAACGAGCCATTCTTCGTAATGGAAGAATTTTCGCAATCGAATTTTGCAGAACCGAACAAAATGAGAGAGGCGAATGGATAGAAGATGAAGAACAAAAGTTTGTATTAAAAGCAGATTTTGTAATTTCGGCTTTTGGATCAGGATTGTACAATCCTACTG TAAAGAATGCCATGGCGCCGATTAAGATGAACAGGTGGAATTTACCGGAAGTTGACGAGAGCACGATGATGACCTCGGTATCAGGTGTGTTTTGCGGAGGAGATCTTGGTGGTGTCGCTCAAACAACCGTGGAATCCGTGAATGATGGAAAAACAGCCGCGTGGTATATTCACAAATACATACAG GATTCTTACGGCTTGACGGTGCCGGAAACTCCGCAATTGCCAAAATTCCATACCGCTATCGATGATGTTGATTTAAGCATCGAAATGTGTGGGCTAAAATTCGAGAATCCTTTTGGTCTGGCTTCTGCTCCACCTTGTACCACCAGCGCGATGATCCGACGTGCTTTCGAAGCGGGCTGGGCCTTCGCTGTCACAAAAACCTTCTCCTTGGATAAA GATCTCGTTACCAACGTGTCCCCACGCATCATCAAAGGTACAACCTCCCGTCATCATTATGGACCCGAGCAGGGTAGTTTCTTGAATATCGAACTGATATCCGAGAAAACTGCCGATTACTGGTGCCGTAGTGTCGCGGAACTGAAACAAGATTTTCCTTCGAAG atcatTATCGCGAGCATTATGTGCACGTATAATAGAGCCGATTGGACAGAACTGGCGAGAAAAGCGGAAGCAGCAGGTTCTGACGGATTGGAATTAAATCTATCATGTCCTCATGGTATGGGCGAATCTGGTATGGGCCTGGCCTGTGGACAG gatccTGAAATAGTTAGAAATATCTCCAGATGGGTTCGCGAAGCCGTCAAGATACCGTTCTTCATAAAATTGACACCCAACATCACAGACATTCTTTCCATCGCCAAAGCAGCTTACGAGg GTAAAGCCGATGGCGTTACCGCCATTAATACGGTATCAGGATTAATGGGACTTCACGCTGATGCGACTCCATGGCCAGCGGTAGGTCTCAATAAATCCACAACGTACGGCGGAGTATCGGGAAATGCTACTAGACCCCAAGCTCTAAGGGCTATCTCAACAATTTCGAAGCATCTTCCGGGTTTTCCAATACTCGGCGCCGGCGGTGTCGACTCGGCCGACGTTGCTTTGCAGTTTTTGCATTGCGGTGCGTCGGTCATCCAG atttgcAGTGCCATCCAGAATCAAGATTTTACTGTAATAGATGATTATATAACCGGCTTAAAagcgttattatatttaaagagttTGCCACACGTAAAGAACTGGGATGGGCAGAGCCCACCAACACTCAAACATCAAAAAGGCAAACCTGTTTCTTTGCAACATGCTCTTGGCAAA aatataccGTATTTTGGCGAATACCAAAAACTGCGCGAACAAAAGATAGCCGAGTTGAAAGCTAATTCGAATCCTTTGGATGAAATCGTTACGGTAACAAAATCGACTCCAAGACCAATCACACCGATACCTACTGTCAAAGACATAATTGGCAAAGCGTTAGAACACATTGGCAGCTACAGAGAATTGGATAACAAGAAGCAAGTAATTGCTTTGATTGAtgat GATATGTGCATAAATTGCGGTAAGTGTTACATGGCTTGTGCAGATTCCGGATATCAGGCGATCATCTTCGATGCTGACACCCACATCCCCAAAGTGACGGACGATTGCACCGGATGTACACTTTGTTTGTCCGTATGTCCGATCATTGATTGTATCAC tatGGTTCCAAAAACTATTCCGCATGTAATTAAAAGAGGCGTACCACCGAGAAATGCAGTCGAAATCTGTTAA